The following is a genomic window from Verrucosispora sp. WMMD573.
ACAGGTTGAATCAAGTTAGGCGCGGTAAAGTTGATCACCGGCTCGGGTGATGACCAGCTCCGGCACCACGGTCTGCGCGGACAGGCGAGTCAGGCTCATCACCAGTTCGGCCACGTCACCTGCCGTGATCATCTTCTCTGGCGGGATCCGGTTGTGGACCCAGGCGCTCATGTCCGTGTCGACGTAACCCGGGCTGACTGCGGTGGCCGTCACTCCGGCGTCAGAGGCTTCTACATTGATCGACCGGCACAACGCGCCGAGTGCCGCTTTGGATGCTCCGTAAGCGGCCAGGCCGGGCTCGGCGTACACACCGGTGATGGACGAGATCGCAATGATCTTGGCGCCGTTCCTCGCGTCCTGGGCAGCAGTGGCGCGCATGAGCGGCATGAGCTCGTGGACCAGGGTGTAGGGGGCCCGTACGTTGACCGCGACCTGCTTGTCGAAGCGGCGCAGGCCGACCGTCTCGATCGGACCGGCCGTGCCGACGCCAGCCGCCAGGACCAACGCGTCCAG
Proteins encoded in this region:
- a CDS encoding SDR family oxidoreductase gives rise to the protein MTPTPPSRPVALVTGATGGIGRAICQRLAHTGHDLTICARNAERLAEVADALRRHDVQVRVESADMAVEADVLRVAHAHVAAYHRLDALVLAAGVGTAGPIETVGLRRFDKQVAVNVRAPYTLVHELMPLMRATAAQDARNGAKIIAISSITGVYAEPGLAAYGASKAALGALCRSINVEASDAGVTATAVSPGYVDTDMSAWVHNRIPPEKMITAGDVAELVMSLTRLSAQTVVPELVITRAGDQLYRA